GCGGATCGCGCGAGAAGACGTCGGCCGGGAACACGTCGACCTGTCGCGCGGCCGGCAGAGCCGCGCGGTTGGCGAGGTGAATCCGATCCGATACGAGGTACCCGTCGACGGGAGACACCGGCGACGACAACGGCACGCCGACGAACCCCGCGCGAACACCGACGGCGCTGAGCACTTCCCACAGGGGCCGGGCGCGCAGCGCGGCCGCATCGTGGGGCCACTCCTCGAGCAGCCCGAGGTGCAGGAGCGCGTGCGCGAAGCAGAGATCGGGTAGCAGTTCGATGGCGACCAGACCCGCACCGAAACCGTAGCGTGCCGCCGACCTGACCCCGTTGCGGGGAGGGTACTTCCCGGTCAGGGCCGCCGCCCAGACCGGACCGGGCTGTGTCGGCCGGATGGTCTCGAGATGCATCGACGCCCCGCCATCCAGCATCCGGCCGAGGTTCGGCAGGCGTCCCTCTGCGGTGGCGAGGGTGATGTACTCGAGCGACGCACCATCGAGCAGCACGACGTGGAGGCGCCCCGGGGCCGCCCCGGCAGGCGGCAGGTCGACCGCCGTGCGCCGGGGCGCGGCCACGTCGGTCTCCGCGGCTGGCCCGCGCGCGACCAGCGGGAAGGCGAGCGAGGCGACGACGGTCAGGGCGAACAGCGTGCCACCGACACGGCTGCCCCGGCGGCCAAACGAGTAGTGCACGACGGCGATCACGAGCAGCAACAGCGCACACACGGCGGTGGCGCCCGCCCCGGCCGCCATGCGCCGCGCGGCGACCTCGTCGAGCACGGTCTCGAACGTGGCCACGTTGAGCCACATCAGCAGCGCCGCGACGCCGCAGACGGCGGTGCCGAACCACGCGAGCAGCCGCAGGCTGAGCCAGCCCGGTGACAGGACCTCCTGTGCGAAGGCCTGGCGCGCCAGAACGACCAGATAGAACACCACGGTGAGGTGCAGCCCGTAGAAGGCCGCCATGACGCCGTACAGGGGCGCCAGCACCCTGGGCACCAGCGGCAGCGCCGGGTTCAACTGCAGCACGAGCACCGCGACGAACGCTGCGGCGTAGGCCCCGGCGAGCGCCGAGTTCGTCAGCATGCGGAGGTAACGCATCGCCTTCCGTCCTGGCCGGGTATGTTAGCCCCAATGTGACAATCCGGCTGGCGGCTGGCGGCTGGCGACTG
The Acidobacteriota bacterium DNA segment above includes these coding regions:
- a CDS encoding alkaline phosphatase family protein, which produces MRYLRMLTNSALAGAYAAAFVAVLVLQLNPALPLVPRVLAPLYGVMAAFYGLHLTVVFYLVVLARQAFAQEVLSPGWLSLRLLAWFGTAVCGVAALLMWLNVATFETVLDEVAARRMAAGAGATAVCALLLLVIAVVHYSFGRRGSRVGGTLFALTVVASLAFPLVARGPAAETDVAAPRRTAVDLPPAGAAPGRLHVVLLDGASLEYITLATAEGRLPNLGRMLDGGASMHLETIRPTQPGPVWAAALTGKYPPRNGVRSAARYGFGAGLVAIELLPDLCFAHALLHLGLLEEWPHDAAALRARPLWEVLSAVGVRAGFVGVPLSSPVSPVDGYLVSDRIHLANRAALPAARQVDVFPADVFSRDPLAALSHGFASGTATAGAPGLEPTARDSWYVAVARALETTFSPVVTVLRLETLDVAGHHFLRYAQPRAFGDVSDEERRRYGPVLDQHYAFVDAHLGVLIDRLGPDDVLMVVSGFGMEPVSLAKRLLARVLGEPRHTGTHERGPDGFLLAYGALVAPGRLPVGTIVDVAPTVLYYLGLPVGGDMDGYARTDAFRRGFTVDRPITFIRSYD